GATTTTTATAAAATCACAAATTGATTGTTCCATCACTATTTTCTCTAATAAAAGAACTTATAAAAATGATAAATATTATATAACTGATTGCCCCAGCGATAATTGCCAAGCTCTTATTTTTTGTAAAACCAAAAATTAACGCCAAGCAAAAAAAGAATCCTAAATTTTTAAATAAAATTCCCCCAATTGTGGTGAAAACTTTTGAAGCCTGATTAACACTACCATTAGCTGTTGCTATAATATTTCCTATTGATAGTGCTAATCCAAAAAAAGGCATTAGTATTATTATAACAAAGAGACTTGATCCAATTTTTTTTAAAACCCCAGAGATTATGACAGCATTAAAGTCTTTAATGGCAAAGCTTGACATTTTTTTTGAATCTGACATTTTAATTCCCCGCTCATTTAAATTACTATACACTAATAATACAAAAAAACTTCCCTAATGAGAAGTTTTTTCATCAATTATTTAATTGGATTTTTACAATTTATAGTTGCAACTAGTTCTATAATATTTTCAAAACTTTTTTCAAACTTATTCTTAATGGTATTATGTAATGCGGCCACTTTAAAATCTCTTGCACCACAACATATTATTTTCATATTTTAAATTTCCCATTAAAAATTAATTTTATAATACAATTTCTTACACTTAGGCCTTAATTCTTATGTTGTATTAATAAAGAAAAAAACCCAAAGAGTAAAAGCGCTTTGAGTTTTTCTAATTAATTTAACTATTTTTTAATAGCTTCTCTTGCTTTTGCAATTGAATTTGTTAAAGTTGCACATGATTCATTAAACATTTTTTGTTCTGCATCAGTTAAATTTCATTCGATAATTTTTTCTCATCCATTTTCACCAATGATTGCAGGAACTCCTGTATATAAATCTTTGTTTTTATATTCACCATTTAATTTAGCACCAACCATTAAAGTTGTACGTTCGTTTCTTAGAACCGCTTTAACAATTCTGCTTAAACAAACACCAATTCCGTAGAATGTTGCGCGTTTTAGTTCAATAATTTTATAAGCCATGTGAACAGCTTCGTCTCTAATTTTATCCAAATCAGCTTGAGTAATTACTTTATCAGCGATATATTTGCTAATTGGTTGTCCCATTACTGAGGCGTGTGATCAAACAGCCACAGAAGAATCACCATGTTCTCCAGCTAAAAAGGCATTTACAGATTCAGCTCCAACATTTAATTTTTCAGCTACTAATCTTCTTAAACGAGCTGAATCTAAAGTAGTTCCTGATCCAATAACTTTATGTTGATCATATCCAGTTACTTCTTGATAAATTTGAGTTAATACATCCACTGGATTTGATGCAATTACAGTAATCCCATCAAAACCTGATTTTTTAATTTCTTGAGCAATAGATTTCATGATTACTGCATTACCTGCAACCATGTCTAGTCTAGTTTCTCCGTCTTTTTGAGGTCTACCAGCAGTTATTACAATAACATCAGCATCTTTACAATCTGAATAATCTCCGGCCTTAATTGATGTAAAAGGCACTGGTAAAACAGCCATTGTGTCGGCTAAATCCAAAGCATTACCTTGGGCAGCTTGTGGAAAGGCATCTATTAGCACATAATCAGACGCAATTCCTTGGTTAATTGCAGAATACATAAAAGATGTTCCAACCGCACCTGCTCCAACTAATACAACTTTATTAGATTTCTTCTTCATTTTCTTCTCCTCTTACCTATTCATTAGGTTATTCTTCTTTATAAACAAACACAGATTGCTTACCAAAAAATTATAACACTTTAATAATTAAAAAAATATCGAAATGATAAAAATCTCCTAATTTTTAGTAACCTTCGTTGGTTTGACCTTGAATTATAGCAACTCCTCCGCTTGTTCCCAAACGGTCTGCCCCAGCTTTGATCATTTCTTGAGCATCTTGTAAATTTCTCACTCCTCCAGCTGCTTTTACCAAGGCTTTTCCAGCAACGGTCTTTTTCATTAAAGTGACATTTTCAATTGTAGCACCTTGAGTTGAAAATCCAGTTGAGGTTTTAACAAAATCCAATTTTGCTTCAACCGCTAATTCACAAGCTTTGATAATTTCTTCTTTTGTTAAAAGTGCTGTTTCAAAAATTACTTTGACAATATTTGAACCCGCTGCTTTTTTAACTTTTTTCATATCTTCTAAAACTACATCATATTGTTGACTTTTTAAAGCTCCAATATTTATAACCATGTCAATTTCAGTTGCCCCATCCTTTAAAGCTTGATTTGTTTCACAGGCTTTCACATCACTGTGATTTGCTCCCAATGGGAAACCAATTACAGTTGTAATTCCTACTTGACTTCCTTGTAAGTTTTTCTTAGCAAGTTTTATTCAATATGGATTAACACAAACTGTGGCAAAATCAAATTCCTTAGCCTCTTCACATAATTTGATAATTTGCGATTCTGTAGCATCTGCTTTTAATAAAGTGTGGTCTATATATTTATTTAAATTCATATTAGTTTTCTCCGATTCTTTCTTGATTTTTTTCAATCATATTTAATACTCTAATTGATTCAATTGATAATTCTAAAAGATAATCTCTTAAATCGAATTCTTGATTTAATACCATTTCTACAAAAGTTTGAATTTCATAGTCAAAAGCTTCTTGTTTTTGATCTGCGACAAAAACCTTTTTAAGCTCCCCATTTCCCTGAGAAATAAAAATTTTACTAATCCTTGTTAGTCCTTCAAAAACCAAAGTTTCTTCATCTGATAGAAATTCTGACCCTATTTTACCATAACTTGCCTTTGAATTTGTAATGTTAACTAGGGTATCATTTTGATGCTTAAGAATAACTGAGTTGTTTAAAGCAACATTATTGGGTAAAAAATGAGCCATCGCCTTTACTTCTTTAACAGGACCAAATAAACTAATGGCCAATTCCACTGGATAAATTAAAGTATCATATGTTGAACCTTTACCCAAATTGATATCAAAGACTGACTCATAAATCCCTTTTTTGATATCTTTCATTCGACTAGAATATTGATTAAAAGATAAGTTGGCAATAAAGGGATTGTTATTTTGTACTCAATCAGATAATTGTTTATATTGGGGTAAATGAATAGTTTTCATAGCTTCCATCAAAATCACATTATTCTTACTAGCAATCTGACTTAATTCGATTGCTTCATTGAATGAAAGTGTTAGTGGTTTTTCAACAAAAACATGTTTTTGTTGAAGTAAAAAGTATTTAGCTTGTTCGTAGTGCAAACCATTTGGAGATGCAATATAAACCGCATCAATTTCATCAACTAAGACATCGAATTTATCAACTGCTTTAGCCGTTTTGATTTCGCACTCTGCAATAAAATCCTTGGCTTTTTGCAAGTTTCTAGAATAAACACAAGCAATTTTTAAAGCAACATTTTTTTTAGCAGCATTTACAAATTGTTTACATACATCACTTGTTCCAATTGTAGCTATTTTAATCATTGATTTCTTCCTCCTCAATGGCAAATGGATTGTCTTTGTTATTAATTTGAGTTTCTTTTATTTTAGATACCTCAACTTTTTTAGACATTTTTTTTGGCTCTGGTGTTTCTGTTTTAGAAGCTAAAGTCTGTTGACGATTTCAAGCTACAGTTTCATTAATCCTACTAAAAGTTTCTAAAATTGAGGTAATAACACTAATTAAAATTGTTAGAGAAAGTAAAACAATTGCTGGAATTTTTATTTGATCTAACTTCAAATTGATTACAAAATAACTAGTGAAAAATATTTGCAAAATAATGGTTAAAATAATTAATCCTAAAACCATTCACAAGTAAATTTTGTCACTTCGATTTAGCGTGTAAGAAGAGGTTTTTTTTAAGTAAAGTAAAATAATAACATAAATTGTTCCTAGCAAAATTGTTAGACCCATGAAAATGTAAATCGTCTTACGAACATTTTGCAAATAAATTTCTGTTATTTCCGCTTTGCTACTTATTATTATCCCTAAAACATAAGTTAGTAAATTTAAAACAAAGAATAAAGTTAAGATAAATTTAGCGTAAATATAATTTCTAGGATTCATTATTTTGGTAAACGACTTTCCCTTCACTAATTGTCATACTTACTTCAAATTTTTCATTCAAAATTACTAAATCAGCTAATTTATTATTAGCAATACTTCCAGTATTTTTATAAATATTTAATTGTTTGGCAGCATTAATTGATGTCATCTTGATCAAATCTGTCATCTCAATATCACAAACACTTCTAAAATATCTCACATTATAATCATAGTTGGCTCCAGCTCCAGCCAAGGTATTTGTTCCTTTAAGGACAACTTTCATTCCGGTTTTCTCAACTTCTAAAGTTCCCAATTTATAATTCCCATCTTTTAAACCTTTAGCATTCATAGCATCAGTTATTATCGAGATTCCACCAGGTCCTTTTATTTTATAAATCAATTGCAAAGTTTCTGGTTGAATGTGAATCCCATCACTAATTACTTCAGCAACAACGTCATCTCTTAAAAGTGCAGCTGTAGCTAATCCCGGTTCGTGTTGACTAACTCCACTCATTCCGTTAAATAAATGTGTCACATGTTTTAGTCCTAATTGATAATCTTTTTCAAATTCATTAGCATGCATATTACTATGTCCTGCGCTTGGAATCACATTGTTTTTTAACAAGAATTTAGTGAAATCACCATTTTGTAGATCACTTGCATAAGTTAGCATTCTAATATTGTTTTTTGATAAATCAATTAGATTTTTCATTATTTCTATATCAGGATTAACTAAAAGGTTTTCTGCATGAGCACCTTTTCTTAGTGGAGAAATAAATGGTCCTTCCAAATGAGCTCCAAGACATTGTGACTGAGATAGTTGTTTTTGTTGTTCAACAAAAATTGCAAATTCCTTAAGAATTCTTTTATTATCATCCAAACTATTCGTCACAGCTGCTTGCAAATATTTAGTTATTCCTTCGCGACTAACATTTTGAGCAAATTTGTTAAATCCTTCAACTGTTCCAGTTTCAAAATCTACACCATATCCTCCGTGAACGTGAACATCAATAAATCCGGGCAAAATTCATTGACCTTTTAGGTCTACCCCCTCAGATTTGCAACTCCCCTCTTGGATATTTACTATTTTATTGTCCTTGATTTCGATAAAACCATTGTTAATTACTTTGTCTTCCAAAACAATTTTGGCATTTTTTAATATCATCCTACACCTCTTCTAATTTGCTATTATACATCATAATTTTAACTCTTTTTTTGAAACAATTTCTATCGAATTTAAAAATACTTAATCCAAGTATTGAATTAAGTATTACTTTTATTACCATAAAAATCGTCAATTTGATTCAAATCAGGATTTTCTTTGCCGATTAATTTGTTATGAATATCAATTATTTTCTGTGTTTCATTATCAAATTCTGCATTATAAATGATTTTTCCAGCATCGATAATAACCAGTCAATTTGAAATCAGTTGCAATTCATCAATTAAATGACTAGTTATCATTATTGTAATACCTTGGTCATGTAATTTTTTAATAATTGTAAGGAATTCGTTTTTTGATTTAACATCTAAATTTGCTGTTGGCTCATCAAAAATAATTAACTCAGGTTTGTAAACTAAAGTAGCAGCCATTATTGCTTTTTTCTTCTCCCCAGCAGATAAATCCTTTAATTTTGATTCACCAAGGTCTGTAATTTTTAGCATATTAAGTAACTTAATACGAGCGTTTTCTATATCTGAACTTTTAATTCCATAAAGTAACCCGACAAATTCGATGTATTCATTAACTTTTAAGTCCAAAGGAATATTATTGGAATCTGGAAAAAAAGCCATTTTACGCAAATCTTTTTTTTCTATCAAATGATTATCGTATTTAATTGATCCAGAATCACTTTTTATTTCCTTAAAAATAGTTTTAATAGTCGTTGTTTTTCCTGCACCATTAGCGCCAACAAAGGCAACTAAATCACCTTTTCTAATTTTGAAAGAAACATCTTTTATTCCAGAACCATTCTTATAAACTTTTCACAATCTTTTAATTTCTAACATTTTTTTCACACCCCTTTTAATTGTATGTTGCTTTTCTAAAAACAAAGTAACTAGCAATTCCAATTCCAATAATCATTAAAAAATTAAATATGTAGACCGACCAAAAAGGGACCACTGAAACAGATTTAATGTTTTCAATAAGTTCATAATAGGATTTAATTCCTTGATCATTACTTTCAAAATCTAATTGAAATTTTGATTTACCGAAATCTTCTTCTTCAATTGGTTTTAAAATTTCATTTACCAAATCCAAATGCTCATTTAAATAATTTGTTTTAATAAAATTATTGTTTAACGAATAGTTTAAGACATTTACTTGATATCCGTTAATCAAACTATCAATCTCAAGATTTTTATGTTGGCCTTGACTCATAATTTTTAAAGAAGCTAGCGGGTTAAAAATTAAATCATATTTCAAATTTTTATTGATTTCATTTTTGTATTGTTTCATATAACTGATAAGATTCTCAGAAATATTAAAAATATTATTTGTTAAATTTAAAATCAATCACGTTGCAAAGACAGCGCCATAATTGTTATTAAAATATTCTCATAGATCTGAATCAAAATAATATTCCTTATAAAAAGATGATCTAATGAAAATTAAATCATTTTGATTGTTAAATAGTAAAACTTTTTCAAGTTCCTCAATACGTTCATTTATAAAAATCAACAATCTCAATTCACTTTCACTTCCCTGATAATTTTCAACTAGAAAATTAAAGCTTTTCTTAAAATCTTGTTCTAAATAATTATTGTAGTTAAAATATCTATTGTTGTTAAAAGGTAAAGCACTTGATTTATTATCACTATTTCAAATAAATTTTTGGTCTGATTTGAAAGTTTTATTAATATTTTGAATCATCTCTGGATAATTTGAATCTAGTTTTTGCATTGAAAAAATATCATTTAAATCTTTTTCATCATTTTTAAAAACTTCTGAAAAATAATCAAAATATGAATCAAACTCTGAAGTATTTTTTAAAATATTAAAATAATCTCACGCAAGACTTATTTCAATGTTGGCTTTTTTAGATTTTTCACTAAACTCAAGTTTGTTATCGCTTCCTAAAAAAGCATAAGTAAATCCAGATATTTGAGAAAATCCAATTATAACTGTTAGTGTCATTGAAATTATTAAAGCATTAATATACTTGAATAGCATTGTGGATAAGATTGCAACAACACTAATTAATAGTATTACATAAAAATAAAATAAATATGAAAAAAGATTATGAAAATATATTGAATTATAACTGCTTCAATAAAATATCGACAAATCAATTGCGAAAATAATAAAGAATAAAATTAAACTTAATAAAATTATCAATATGATTTTTTCAAGAAAAATATTAATCTGACTTTTACCAGAACGCATTTCTAAATTAATTTTCTTATTTAAAATCTGATAATGGAATAACTCAATAACCAATACTATTTGAAAAATACCAAATAAAATAACTTGAATAAAATTTTTGATCGCCAAAATGTTCAAAGCCAATTCAATTGAATTATTTTCACCCCTGCTTTGATTATTTAATAACAGCAAAAATAAAACGGAGATAATTAAACTTGAAAGAATAATTTGCCCCGCAATAATTATTATTAGTGGCTTTTTAAATGTAATTTTAAAATTATGTCAAAACATTTTAAAATATAAATTACTTTCCTTCATAATTACCTCCCTCTAATTTTTTTTAATAAATAAAATCAATTCTTTTAATTTTTGCGTCTAGATAAACATTACTTACTGAACCTGTCGAATAAGCTCTTGTATAACAAGAAAAGTAAATATTTCCAGAAGCCTTATAAACATACACTTCTGGTTTTAATTCAA
This Spiroplasma endosymbiont of Panorpa germanica DNA region includes the following protein-coding sequences:
- a CDS encoding L-lactate dehydrogenase, with product MKKKSNKVVLVGAGAVGTSFMYSAINQGIASDYVLIDAFPQAAQGNALDLADTMAVLPVPFTSIKAGDYSDCKDADVIVITAGRPQKDGETRLDMVAGNAVIMKSIAQEIKKSGFDGITVIASNPVDVLTQIYQEVTGYDQHKVIGSGTTLDSARLRRLVAEKLNVGAESVNAFLAGEHGDSSVAVWSHASVMGQPISKYIADKVITQADLDKIRDEAVHMAYKIIELKRATFYGIGVCLSRIVKAVLRNERTTLMVGAKLNGEYKNKDLYTGVPAIIGENGWEKIIEWNLTDAEQKMFNESCATLTNSIAKAREAIKK
- the deoC gene encoding deoxyribose-phosphate aldolase; protein product: MNLNKYIDHTLLKADATESQIIKLCEEAKEFDFATVCVNPYWIKLAKKNLQGSQVGITTVIGFPLGANHSDVKACETNQALKDGATEIDMVINIGALKSQQYDVVLEDMKKVKKAAGSNIVKVIFETALLTKEEIIKACELAVEAKLDFVKTSTGFSTQGATIENVTLMKKTVAGKALVKAAGGVRNLQDAQEMIKAGADRLGTSGGVAIIQGQTNEGY
- a CDS encoding Gfo/Idh/MocA family oxidoreductase, which produces MIKIATIGTSDVCKQFVNAAKKNVALKIACVYSRNLQKAKDFIAECEIKTAKAVDKFDVLVDEIDAVYIASPNGLHYEQAKYFLLQQKHVFVEKPLTLSFNEAIELSQIASKNNVILMEAMKTIHLPQYKQLSDWVQNNNPFIANLSFNQYSSRMKDIKKGIYESVFDINLGKGSTYDTLIYPVELAISLFGPVKEVKAMAHFLPNNVALNNSVILKHQNDTLVNITNSKASYGKIGSEFLSDEETLVFEGLTRISKIFISQGNGELKKVFVADQKQEAFDYEIQTFVEMVLNQEFDLRDYLLELSIESIRVLNMIEKNQERIGEN
- the nagA gene encoding N-acetylglucosamine-6-phosphate deacetylase, whose protein sequence is MILKNAKIVLEDKVINNGFIEIKDNKIVNIQEGSCKSEGVDLKGQWILPGFIDVHVHGGYGVDFETGTVEGFNKFAQNVSREGITKYLQAAVTNSLDDNKRILKEFAIFVEQQKQLSQSQCLGAHLEGPFISPLRKGAHAENLLVNPDIEIMKNLIDLSKNNIRMLTYASDLQNGDFTKFLLKNNVIPSAGHSNMHANEFEKDYQLGLKHVTHLFNGMSGVSQHEPGLATAALLRDDVVAEVISDGIHIQPETLQLIYKIKGPGGISIITDAMNAKGLKDGNYKLGTLEVEKTGMKVVLKGTNTLAGAGANYDYNVRYFRSVCDIEMTDLIKMTSINAAKQLNIYKNTGSIANNKLADLVILNEKFEVSMTISEGKVVYQNNES
- a CDS encoding ABC transporter ATP-binding protein, which encodes MLEIKRLWKVYKNGSGIKDVSFKIRKGDLVAFVGANGAGKTTTIKTIFKEIKSDSGSIKYDNHLIEKKDLRKMAFFPDSNNIPLDLKVNEYIEFVGLLYGIKSSDIENARIKLLNMLKITDLGESKLKDLSAGEKKKAIMAATLVYKPELIIFDEPTANLDVKSKNEFLTIIKKLHDQGITIMITSHLIDELQLISNWLVIIDAGKIIYNAEFDNETQKIIDIHNKLIGKENPDLNQIDDFYGNKSNT